Proteins co-encoded in one Streptococcus parauberis NCFD 2020 genomic window:
- a CDS encoding helix-turn-helix domain-containing protein codes for MTLPYRLKELRQQKNLTQAKVADSLEITQQSYARWENGKVTPTPEKLSKIAKFYGVTTDYLLEGQKDDIDLSNVEVLFRMTSDGLTEEEKAIFRDELIEFMKERKKLFDDTKR; via the coding sequence ATGACATTACCATATCGCTTAAAAGAATTACGACAACAGAAGAATTTAACTCAAGCTAAAGTAGCAGATTCCCTAGAAATTACTCAACAAAGTTATGCTCGCTGGGAAAATGGAAAAGTTACTCCTACACCAGAAAAATTATCAAAAATTGCTAAATTTTACGGAGTAACTACGGATTATCTATTAGAGGGACAAAAAGATGACATAGATTTATCGAATGTCGAAGTATTATTTCGTATGACTTCCGATGGATTAACAGAGGAAGAGAAGGCAATCTTTCGTGATGAACTGATTGAATTCATGAAAGAAAGGAAAAAATTGTTTGATGACACCAAGCGATAA